Genomic window (Sylvia atricapilla isolate bSylAtr1 unplaced genomic scaffold, bSylAtr1.pri scaffold_198_arrow_ctg1, whole genome shotgun sequence):
CTCGTGGAAGAGGCTGTTTTGAGCGGCTCCACAGCACAGGAATCCAACGGGGAGAAAAAGCCCCAGAGATCCCAAATGAGGATGGgctccaaacccatcccagggtgctcttAGGAGGAAAGACCCATCCTGTGCACGGAAGGTGGACAGAGCTTCAGCTGCACCTCCCACCTGATCCAGCACCAGATGATCCACACCAGGGAATGGCCCTACAAGTGTGGGGTATGTGGGATGAGCTTCAGCCAGAGCTCTCACCAGATCTGTCACCAGATGATCCACACCAGGGAATGGCCCTATGAGTGTGAGcaatgtgggaagagcttctgCCACAGCTCCAACTTGACCAGAACATCCACACTGAGGAAAGGCTATACAGGTGTGGGGAAGGGCTTCATCTGGAAGTCCCAACTGATCATCCACCGAATGATCCACACCAGGGAGAGACCCTACGAGTGTCAGAAGAGGTTTCATACCAGCTcagagctcctcctgcaccAGAGGATCCACACCAGGCCACGGCCCTACGAGTGTGAGCAATGTGGGAAGGGGTTCAGCCACCACCCCCATTTGATCTGGCACCTGAACATCCACGCTGAGGAAAGACCATACAAGTAtggggagtgtgggaagagcttcagccaGAAGTCCACCTGATCCTCCACCAATGCATCCACACCAGAGAATCGCCGTATGGGTGCCCCAGTGGAGGAAGAGGTCTCAGACCAACTCAGATGTCCCCGTGCATCAGCACATTCACACAGAGGAGACCCCCTTCCCACTGCCCCGACTGCAAGAAGGGCTTCAAGCACAAAGCCCACCTCATCAGCCACTGGCTcatccacactggggagaggccctatgagtgtggggaatgtgggaTGATCCTCACCAGAAGCTCCCACTTGAACCACCACCAGAGGATCTAAACCAGAAATGGCCCAATGAGTGTCAGTGATAGTGTATAGggtcaaaattaaaatgatttctgcagctgcaaatcTGGGGAATAGAACATCAGCTTCACTGTAACCAGGATGTGGCTTTCATGCTattattgttttaaccaaatcaaatataactttgcctgggtaatcagaGGGGAGGGAGCATTAGGatgatttgtacttaggcctatgtatcttacaaataaagctattctctgCTAGGttaggtgaaactgtacctaattatcatatgatagatgatataattgtaacgattgttggtagctgaatgtgattatttcCTTAAACCATAAtcgtgagaatcacaagggaagatatttaccaaaattcatgcttgggtgtacACAACAGAACAATGGGgagcttaatgattaacatagagttgtataagGGTATAAGACTGTACACCTTCTGAGCCCTCACTGGAGTTGGATTTGtgtctgtaccccgactcccagagctcttcaataaagcaccacatataatcattctgtgattatgtatTTCCTACGTTAATGTAAGAGACGGTCCAAagatccctcatctgcctcacGACCATCGTCAAGAACCGAGACCAAAACCCCTAAAAGGACTCTAAAACCCCAACACAggagtgctggcctggctgaggtgggacaTTTGCCAACTGTTGCCTGCAAGTGTGTTCAATGGAGAAACCTAGCACGCATTTCCTTTGGAACATCAgaacctgagcagaaacaatggGCAAGTCACGGTGAATTGACTGCACTCGATGATGGCCGTACCGCTCTGTGTTAACACTGCACTTGCTGACAGCTGACCTGTTCCGAGTTCTGGAAACAAACACACCGTAAAGATTTCCCCACCTTTTGGCCAACTGCCTGTTGCTTTGGAAGGGACTATAAGGACCCCTAAGTTAACCAAAGACTTTGTCATCATTCCATGGAAGAAGACAGATCTATTGGCCAGACCACGAGGACTTCATCTCACCATTGGTAGCTATACCaaccctctctttctcttttcttgctatcctttgtttcccttcaaatcCTTCTATCACATTTGATGTTTGCactaataaaagtgcatttgttttgatgaatactGAAATCCCTGCTGTGTTGTTGTTTGCAGTCTGAGATAAGTTAACGAACCATCACGATTCTCGCTTGCATTAGCGGATCTTGACAGCTAACATCAGCAATGTGGGAACAGCTTGTCCAGGAGCTCTCGCTTTAACAGactgtcagagtctgtccaaggatgtgatatgcctcacgaccatctccaatgactgaggactgagaccccagactctgaaaggagccctggcctggctgaggtggaatgtttgcGAAGTCTTGGAGGACTgatatgcatctccatgagaacggagtgcaagaacaatggaactggtcacagtggactgagccaaggctacttgcccaaactggtctgtccataccagagtacggcacgtacggtgtgcagcttgtccctgagcacccaacctcgacgcaggtggctcctgctttggctctgggccccttgctttgcctcaacacaggtggctccggctttggctttgtgccactcacTTTGGTCCCcaccttgaccaacctataaaaccctggagacccctgctccCTTTCGTGTACACACCACTGAAGAAGA
Coding sequences:
- the LOC136374907 gene encoding LOW QUALITY PROTEIN: zinc finger protein 239-like (The sequence of the model RefSeq protein was modified relative to this genomic sequence to represent the inferred CDS: inserted 2 bases in 2 codons; deleted 1 base in 1 codon); amino-acid sequence: FSCTSHLIQHQMIHTREWPYKCGVCGMSFSQSSHQICHQMIHTREWPYECEQCGKSFCHSSNLTRTSTLRKGYTGVGKGFIWKSQLIIHRMIHTRERPYECQKRFHTSSELLLHQRIHTRPRPYECEQCGKGFSHHPHLIWHLNIHAEERPYKYGECGKSFSQKSXLILHQCIHTRESPYGCPSGGRGXQTNSDVPVHQHIHTEETPFHCPDCKKGFKHKAHLISHWLIHTGERPYECGECGMILTRSSHLNHHQRI